The following proteins are co-located in the Nocardia bhagyanarayanae genome:
- a CDS encoding HAD family hydrolase, with protein MTAAHRTVLWDLDGTLVGLRKRSFKTLMPLTAALAFRDLTPPHRFLRVLSGVLPEVRRNETDRTNTEFMVDLLADGLHIGRERVDERLRRLAEHDFVRLRRCFPALPEAVSAVRELREAGVPQIVATNPLWPLSTATTRLRWGGHDPGVFEFITSGETMRRSKPRVEFYRELLDRLGLAARDCVMIGNDAANDAPAARIGIPVFLLGVAETTVPQECSRTGLVTTGDWTRLRVWLGNEEKSCSSS; from the coding sequence ATGACCGCGGCGCACCGCACCGTGCTGTGGGACCTGGACGGCACCTTGGTCGGCCTGCGCAAGCGCAGCTTCAAGACGCTGATGCCGCTGACAGCGGCACTGGCGTTTCGGGACCTGACGCCGCCGCACCGGTTTCTCCGGGTGCTCTCCGGCGTCCTTCCCGAGGTGCGCCGCAACGAAACCGACCGCACCAATACCGAATTCATGGTCGACCTGCTCGCGGATGGGCTGCATATCGGACGCGAGCGGGTGGACGAGCGGCTACGGCGGCTGGCCGAGCACGATTTCGTCCGGCTGCGCCGCTGTTTCCCGGCGCTGCCCGAGGCGGTGTCGGCGGTGCGCGAGCTGCGCGAGGCAGGCGTTCCGCAGATCGTCGCCACCAATCCGCTCTGGCCGCTGAGCACCGCGACCACCCGATTGCGCTGGGGCGGCCACGATCCCGGCGTGTTCGAGTTCATCACCAGCGGGGAGACCATGCGCCGGTCGAAGCCGCGCGTGGAGTTCTATCGCGAACTGCTGGACCGGCTCGGGCTCGCGGCGCGGGACTGCGTGATGATCGGCAACGACGCCGCCAACGACGCGCCCGCCGCCCGGATCGGCATCCCCGTCTTCCTGCTCGGTGTCGCGGAAACAACTGTGCCGCAGGAGTGTTCACGAACCGGTCTGGTCACCACGGGAGATTGGACCCGGCTGCGCGTGTGGCTGGGCAACGAGGAGAAGTCATGCTCGTCATCTTGA
- a CDS encoding diacylglycerol/lipid kinase family protein → MLVILNPQSNAGTALRRWQPVEGALRERHPGMTVELPADADQAVKLVRTHIETGDGTRPEAIVAAGGDGMVNLVLNAIMDPATDRPRRGAEELALGAIGLGSSNDFHKPVPASATIDGVPVRVDAARAEAVDVGKATMLLPDGTRAVRYFLLNASMGLVAAGNDSFNNATGALAWLKSRNVEAAIVATALRNIATHRPMRLEVRGTDWTYTAPITNIGVLKSVHFAGGMYYDTPVTRTDGRFDVNIWAAAGRLRVLGLIAGLYRGAFTGSPLAICHRDTAVELRPERPVPLELDGEITVVESARLEVLPRALKVCAA, encoded by the coding sequence ATGCTCGTCATCTTGAATCCGCAATCCAACGCGGGGACCGCCCTGCGACGCTGGCAGCCGGTGGAAGGCGCGCTGCGCGAACGCCATCCCGGCATGACCGTCGAACTGCCCGCCGACGCCGACCAGGCGGTGAAGCTGGTGCGCACGCACATCGAAACAGGCGACGGCACAAGGCCGGAGGCGATCGTCGCCGCGGGCGGCGACGGCATGGTGAACCTGGTGCTCAACGCGATCATGGACCCGGCGACCGATCGGCCGCGCCGCGGCGCGGAGGAACTCGCGCTCGGCGCCATCGGACTCGGCAGCTCCAACGACTTCCACAAGCCGGTGCCGGCCTCGGCCACGATCGACGGCGTCCCGGTCCGGGTCGACGCGGCGCGCGCGGAGGCGGTCGACGTCGGCAAGGCCACGATGCTCCTGCCCGACGGCACCCGCGCGGTCCGCTACTTCCTGCTCAACGCGAGCATGGGACTGGTCGCGGCGGGCAACGATTCGTTCAACAACGCGACCGGCGCGCTGGCCTGGCTGAAGTCGCGCAACGTGGAAGCCGCCATCGTCGCCACCGCGTTGCGCAATATCGCCACCCACCGCCCGATGCGCCTCGAGGTCCGCGGCACCGACTGGACGTACACCGCGCCGATCACCAATATCGGAGTGCTCAAGAGCGTGCACTTCGCGGGCGGCATGTACTACGACACCCCCGTCACCCGGACCGACGGCCGGTTCGACGTGAACATCTGGGCCGCAGCCGGACGACTGCGCGTCCTCGGTCTGATCGCCGGGCTGTACCGCGGCGCGTTCACCGGCTCGCCGCTGGCGATCTGTCATCGCGACACCGCCGTGGAGCTGCGTCCCGAACGGCCCGTCCCGCTGGAGCTGGACGGCGAGATCACCGTGGTCGAATCCGCGCGCCTGGAAGTGCTGCCGCGGGCGCTGAAGGTGTGTGCGGCATGA
- a CDS encoding SDR family NAD(P)-dependent oxidoreductase, producing MKKVVLITGAANGMGAATAEHLARAGYIVEGSDLVAGPAHATVDVRDTEAVRAWVKEVVARHGRIDAVVAFAAYGVVGSVEETEPDEAAALFDTNVLGTHRVVRAVMPIMRAQGGGRVIVVSSGAGAIAEPYGGWYSATKAAVERIGEAMRMEAAGFGIAVSVLAPGWTVTPIIESAVRVSAPLPEYDADRQAVLERVSGYLADGQPAVAVARKVQDILETSRPRQTYLCGNDVRLSFWTRRLVPGRLYERLVLDYYGLPGARN from the coding sequence ATGAAGAAAGTCGTCCTGATCACCGGCGCGGCCAACGGCATGGGCGCGGCGACGGCGGAGCACTTGGCGCGTGCGGGCTACATCGTGGAGGGGTCCGACCTCGTCGCCGGGCCGGCCCACGCGACCGTGGATGTCCGGGATACCGAGGCGGTGCGCGCCTGGGTGAAGGAGGTGGTCGCGCGGCACGGCCGGATCGACGCCGTCGTCGCCTTCGCCGCCTACGGCGTGGTCGGCTCGGTGGAGGAGACCGAACCGGACGAGGCCGCCGCCCTGTTCGACACCAATGTCCTCGGCACCCACCGCGTGGTGCGCGCGGTCATGCCGATCATGCGCGCGCAGGGCGGCGGGCGGGTGATCGTGGTCAGCTCCGGTGCGGGCGCGATCGCCGAGCCCTACGGCGGCTGGTACTCCGCCACGAAGGCGGCGGTGGAGCGGATCGGTGAGGCGATGCGGATGGAGGCGGCCGGATTCGGCATCGCGGTGTCCGTGCTGGCGCCGGGGTGGACGGTGACTCCGATCATCGAATCGGCCGTGCGCGTGTCCGCGCCGCTGCCGGAGTACGACGCCGATCGGCAGGCGGTGCTCGAACGGGTCAGCGGATACCTGGCCGACGGCCAACCCGCCGTCGCGGTCGCCCGGAAGGTGCAGGACATCCTGGAAACATCGCGGCCGCGCCAGACATACTTGTGCGGCAACGATGTTCGGCTGTCCTTCTGGACCCGCCGCCTGGTTCCTGGCCGGTTGTACGAACGACTGGTCCTCGACTACTACGGACTCCCGGGCGCGCGGAACTAG
- a CDS encoding helix-turn-helix transcriptional regulator has protein sequence MSSNSASEPHLRDLARLRRVRDRIDREYAQPLDVEKLARDAHMSAGHLSRQFKLAYGESPYSYLMTRRIERAMALLRRGDLSVTEVCFAVGCSSLGTFSTRFTELVGVPPSVYRREAAQTTEGIPSCVAKQVTRPIRNKEASAAAPRLA, from the coding sequence GTGAGCAGCAATTCCGCCTCGGAGCCGCACCTGCGCGACCTCGCGCGGTTGCGCCGCGTCCGCGATCGTATCGACCGGGAGTACGCCCAGCCGCTGGACGTCGAGAAGCTCGCCCGCGACGCGCACATGTCGGCGGGGCACCTCAGCCGCCAGTTCAAGCTCGCGTACGGCGAGTCGCCGTACTCCTACCTGATGACGCGGCGCATCGAGCGCGCGATGGCGCTGCTGCGGCGCGGCGATCTCAGCGTCACCGAGGTCTGCTTCGCGGTCGGCTGCTCGTCGCTGGGCACCTTCAGCACCCGTTTCACCGAGTTGGTCGGCGTGCCGCCCAGCGTCTACCGGCGCGAGGCGGCGCAGACGACCGAGGGGATCCCGTCGTGCGTGGCGAAACAGGTGACCAGACCGATCAGGAATAAAGAAGCGTCGGCCGCCGCGCCGCGTTTAGCCTGA
- a CDS encoding VOC family protein produces MDISIHSSFLPQNDPDAALAFYRDTLGFEVRNDVGYNGMRWITVGPVDQPDTSIVLYPPQATPGITDEERRTVEEMMAKGTYASVVLASKDVDGVFDRLQAGDAEVVQEPTDQPYGVRDCAFRDPAGNMVRIQQVS; encoded by the coding sequence ATGGATATCAGCATTCACTCGAGCTTCCTTCCGCAGAACGACCCGGACGCGGCCCTGGCCTTCTACCGCGACACCCTCGGCTTCGAGGTCCGCAACGACGTCGGATACAACGGGATGCGCTGGATCACCGTCGGGCCCGTCGACCAGCCCGACACGTCCATCGTCCTGTACCCGCCGCAAGCCACCCCCGGCATCACCGACGAGGAACGCCGCACCGTCGAGGAGATGATGGCCAAGGGCACCTACGCGAGCGTCGTGCTGGCGTCCAAGGACGTCGACGGCGTCTTCGATCGGCTTCAGGCCGGTGACGCCGAGGTCGTCCAGGAGCCGACCGACCAGCCCTACGGCGTCCGCGACTGCGCCTTCCGCGATCCCGCGGGCAACATGGTCCGCATCCAGCAGGTGAGCTGA
- a CDS encoding ATP-binding cassette domain-containing protein encodes MATSTRKSTGKATKTGATSPARHAADSHDLIRVHGARVNNLQDVSIELPKRRLTVFTGVSGSGKSSLVFGTIAAESQRLINETYSAFVQGFMPTLARPEVDVLDGLTTAITVDQQRMGGDPRSTVGTATDANAMLRILFSRLGDPHIGPPSAFSFNTASVKAAGAITVERGEGKTKAVKATFSRTGGMCPRCEGRGTVSDIDLTQLYDDSKSLADGAFTIPGWKSDSFWTVRVYAESGFVDPNKPIRKYTKKEMRDFLYHEPVKVKVDGVNLTYEGLIPKVQKSFLSKDPESMQPHIRAFVERAVTFATCPECDGTRLAEGARSSRIKGINIADACAMEIRDLAEWVRGLDEPSVGPLLEALGHTLDSFVEIGLGYLSLDRPAGTLSGGEAQRVKMIRHLGSSLTDVTYVFDEPTIGLHPHDIQRMNELLLRLRDKGNTVLVVEHKPEAIAIADHVVDLGPGAGSAGGTICYEGTLEGLRASGTVTGRHLDDRASLKPTVRKPTGKLAIRGASANNLRDVDVDIPLGVLVVVTGVAGSGKSSLIHGSIPASEGVVAVDQAPIRGSRRSNPATYTGLLEPIRKAFAKANGVKPALFSANSEGACPTCNGAGVIYTDLGMMAGVESPCEDCEGKRFQPAVLEYKLGGRDISEVLAMSVTEAEEFFGSGEARIPAAHAILDRLVDVGLGYLGLGQPLTTLSGGERQRLKLATHMADKGGVYVLDEPTTGLHLADVEQLLGLLDRLVDSGKSVIVIEHHQAVMAHADWIIDLGPGAGHDGGKIVFEGTPAELVAGRSTLTGEHLALYVGG; translated from the coding sequence ATGGCGACGTCCACGAGGAAGAGCACTGGAAAGGCCACCAAGACGGGCGCCACATCGCCCGCGCGGCACGCTGCCGACAGCCACGATCTGATCCGTGTGCACGGAGCGCGGGTGAACAACCTCCAGGACGTCAGCATCGAGCTCCCCAAGCGCAGGCTCACGGTGTTCACCGGCGTTTCCGGCTCCGGTAAGAGCTCGCTGGTGTTCGGCACGATCGCCGCCGAGTCGCAGCGGCTGATCAACGAGACCTACAGCGCCTTCGTGCAGGGCTTCATGCCCACGTTGGCGCGGCCCGAGGTCGACGTGCTCGACGGCCTGACCACCGCGATCACCGTCGACCAGCAGCGAATGGGCGGCGATCCGCGCTCCACGGTCGGCACCGCCACCGACGCCAACGCGATGCTGCGCATCCTGTTCAGCAGGCTCGGCGATCCGCACATCGGCCCGCCCAGCGCGTTCTCCTTCAACACCGCCTCGGTCAAGGCGGCCGGTGCTATCACGGTCGAACGCGGCGAGGGCAAGACCAAGGCCGTCAAGGCGACCTTCTCCCGCACCGGCGGCATGTGTCCCCGCTGCGAGGGTCGCGGGACGGTCTCGGATATCGACCTCACCCAGCTCTACGACGACTCCAAGTCGCTCGCCGACGGCGCGTTCACCATTCCCGGCTGGAAGTCGGACAGTTTCTGGACGGTGCGGGTCTACGCCGAGTCGGGCTTCGTCGACCCGAACAAGCCGATCCGCAAGTACACCAAGAAGGAGATGCGCGACTTCCTCTACCACGAGCCGGTCAAGGTGAAGGTCGACGGCGTCAACCTCACCTACGAGGGCCTGATTCCCAAGGTGCAGAAGTCGTTCCTCTCCAAGGACCCCGAGTCGATGCAGCCGCACATTCGCGCGTTCGTCGAGCGGGCGGTCACCTTCGCCACCTGCCCCGAATGCGACGGCACCCGGCTCGCCGAGGGCGCGCGCTCCTCGCGGATCAAGGGCATCAACATCGCCGACGCCTGCGCGATGGAGATTCGCGACCTCGCCGAATGGGTCCGCGGCCTGGACGAACCCTCGGTCGGGCCGTTGCTCGAAGCACTCGGGCACACGCTGGACTCGTTCGTGGAGATCGGCCTGGGCTACCTCTCGCTCGACCGGCCCGCGGGCACCTTGTCGGGCGGTGAGGCGCAGCGGGTCAAGATGATCCGCCATCTGGGCTCGTCGCTCACCGACGTCACCTACGTCTTCGACGAGCCGACCATCGGCCTGCATCCGCACGACATCCAGCGGATGAACGAGCTGCTGCTGCGGCTGCGCGACAAGGGCAACACGGTGCTCGTCGTCGAGCACAAGCCGGAAGCGATCGCGATCGCCGACCACGTCGTGGACCTCGGGCCCGGCGCCGGTTCGGCGGGCGGCACCATCTGCTACGAAGGCACCCTCGAGGGACTGCGGGCCAGCGGCACCGTCACCGGCCGCCATCTCGACGATCGGGCCTCGCTCAAGCCGACGGTGCGCAAGCCGACCGGCAAGCTGGCCATCCGCGGCGCGTCGGCCAACAACCTGCGCGACGTCGACGTCGACATCCCGCTCGGCGTGCTCGTCGTCGTGACGGGCGTCGCCGGTTCCGGCAAGAGCTCGCTGATCCACGGTTCGATCCCCGCCTCGGAGGGCGTGGTCGCGGTCGATCAGGCGCCGATCCGCGGCTCGCGGCGCAGCAATCCGGCGACCTACACCGGACTGCTCGAGCCGATCCGCAAGGCGTTCGCCAAGGCCAACGGCGTGAAGCCCGCGCTGTTCAGCGCCAACTCCGAAGGCGCGTGCCCGACCTGCAACGGCGCCGGTGTCATCTACACCGATCTGGGGATGATGGCCGGTGTCGAGTCACCCTGCGAGGACTGCGAGGGCAAGCGGTTCCAGCCCGCGGTGCTGGAGTACAAGCTCGGCGGCCGCGACATCAGCGAGGTGCTCGCGATGTCGGTGACCGAGGCCGAGGAGTTCTTCGGCTCGGGCGAGGCGCGGATACCGGCCGCGCACGCCATCCTGGACCGGCTCGTGGACGTCGGGCTCGGCTATCTCGGCCTCGGCCAGCCGCTGACCACGCTGTCCGGCGGCGAGCGGCAGCGGCTCAAGCTGGCCACGCACATGGCCGACAAAGGCGGCGTCTACGTCCTCGACGAGCCGACCACCGGCCTGCACCTCGCTGACGTGGAACAGTTGCTCGGTCTGCTGGACCGGCTCGTCGATTCCGGCAAGTCGGTCATCGTCATCGAGCACCACCAAGCGGTGATGGCGCACGCGGACTGGATCATCGACCTCGGTCCCGGCGCGGGCCACGACGGCGGCAAGATCGTCTTCGAGGGCACGCCCGCCGAGCTGGTCGCCGGTCGCTCCACCCTCACCGGCGAGCATCTCGCCTTGTACGTGGGCGGCTGA
- a CDS encoding arylsulfatase, protein MATDFKGKIALDIRDSEPDWGPFAAPTAPEGTPNVLYLVWDDIGIATWDCFGGLVDMPNMTRIAERGVRLSQFHTTALCSPTRASLLTGRNATSVGMATIEEFTDGFPNCSGRIPFETALLSEVLAEQGWNTYCVGKWHLTPLEESNLAATKRHWPLGRGFERFYGFMGGETDQWYPELIYDNHTAAPPATPEEGYHLSKDIADKTIEFIRDAKVIAPDKPWFSYVCPGAGHAPHHVFAEWADRYAGRFDMGYEAYRDIVLENQKRMGIVPAETEMSPVNPYLGAKGPNGEPWPLLDTVRPWDSLNADEKRLFARMAEVFAGFLSYTDAQIGRILDYLEESGQLDDTIIVVISDNGASGEGGPNGSVNEVKFFNGYIDTVEESMRFYDRLGGPQTYNHYPIGWAMAFNTPYKLYKRYASHEGGIADPAIISWPNGIRAHGTVCDSYVNVCDVTPTVYDLLGITPPDTVRGIPQRPLEGVSFKAALDDPSAATGKDTQFYTMLGTRGIWHRGWFANTVHAATPSGWSHFDQDRWELYHIEEDRSQNRDLAAENPGKLEELKALWFSEAAEYNGLPLADLNILETLNRWRPYLMADRTNFTYYPGTAEVGIGAGVEIRGQSYSVLAEVTVDSPAAEGVLFKQGAGHGGHVLFVKDGRLHYLYNFMGEDEQWVSAPDAVPLGSHLFGVRYERTGTVDGSHTPLGELSLYVDDAVVASRSGLRTHPGTFGLAGGGIGVGRNGGQPVSSAYTAPYPFTGGTVAKVIVDTSGTPYIDVERELAAAFAKD, encoded by the coding sequence ATGGCGACCGATTTCAAGGGCAAGATCGCACTGGACATCCGCGACTCCGAACCGGATTGGGGCCCGTTCGCGGCGCCCACCGCACCGGAGGGGACGCCGAATGTGCTGTACCTCGTCTGGGACGACATCGGTATCGCCACCTGGGACTGCTTCGGCGGCCTCGTCGACATGCCGAACATGACGCGGATCGCCGAGCGCGGCGTGCGGCTGTCGCAGTTCCACACCACCGCGCTGTGCTCGCCCACGCGCGCGTCGTTGCTCACCGGACGCAACGCCACCTCCGTCGGCATGGCGACGATCGAGGAATTCACCGACGGCTTCCCCAATTGCAGTGGCCGGATTCCCTTCGAGACCGCGTTGCTGTCGGAGGTACTCGCCGAACAGGGGTGGAACACCTACTGCGTCGGCAAGTGGCACCTGACGCCGCTGGAGGAGTCGAATCTTGCTGCCACCAAACGGCATTGGCCGCTCGGCCGGGGTTTCGAACGCTTCTACGGTTTCATGGGCGGCGAGACCGACCAGTGGTACCCCGAGTTGATCTACGACAATCACACCGCCGCGCCACCGGCCACCCCGGAGGAGGGCTACCACCTGTCGAAGGACATCGCGGACAAGACCATCGAGTTCATCCGCGACGCCAAGGTCATCGCGCCCGACAAGCCGTGGTTCTCCTACGTCTGCCCGGGTGCGGGCCACGCCCCGCATCACGTGTTCGCCGAGTGGGCCGACCGCTACGCCGGTCGCTTCGACATGGGCTACGAGGCCTACCGCGACATCGTGCTGGAGAACCAGAAACGGATGGGCATCGTCCCGGCCGAGACCGAGATGTCGCCGGTCAACCCGTATCTCGGCGCCAAAGGCCCCAACGGCGAGCCGTGGCCGTTGCTGGACACCGTGCGCCCGTGGGACTCGCTGAACGCCGACGAGAAGCGGCTGTTCGCCCGAATGGCGGAGGTCTTCGCGGGCTTCCTGAGCTACACCGATGCTCAGATCGGCCGGATACTCGACTACCTGGAAGAGTCGGGCCAACTGGACGACACCATCATCGTGGTCATCTCCGACAACGGCGCCAGCGGCGAAGGCGGACCCAACGGCTCGGTCAACGAGGTGAAGTTCTTCAACGGCTACATCGACACCGTCGAAGAGAGCATGCGGTTCTACGACCGGCTCGGCGGCCCGCAGACCTACAACCACTATCCGATCGGCTGGGCGATGGCGTTCAACACGCCCTACAAGCTCTACAAGCGGTACGCCTCCCACGAGGGGGGCATCGCCGACCCCGCGATCATCTCCTGGCCCAACGGAATTCGCGCGCACGGCACGGTGTGCGACAGCTACGTCAACGTGTGCGACGTGACGCCGACCGTCTACGACCTGCTGGGCATCACCCCGCCCGACACCGTGCGCGGCATCCCGCAACGGCCGCTGGAAGGCGTGAGTTTCAAAGCCGCACTGGACGATCCGTCGGCCGCGACCGGCAAGGACACGCAGTTCTACACGATGCTCGGCACCCGGGGCATCTGGCACCGCGGCTGGTTCGCCAACACCGTGCACGCGGCCACCCCGTCCGGCTGGAGTCACTTCGATCAGGACCGCTGGGAGCTCTACCACATCGAGGAGGACCGCAGCCAGAACCGCGACTTGGCCGCCGAGAATCCCGGGAAACTCGAAGAACTGAAGGCGTTGTGGTTCTCCGAGGCCGCCGAATACAACGGGCTGCCGCTGGCCGATCTCAACATCCTCGAGACGCTGAACCGTTGGCGGCCCTACCTCATGGCCGACCGGACGAATTTCACGTACTACCCGGGAACCGCCGAGGTCGGCATCGGCGCCGGAGTCGAGATCCGCGGTCAGTCCTATTCGGTGCTCGCCGAAGTCACCGTCGACTCCCCCGCCGCCGAGGGCGTGTTGTTCAAACAGGGCGCGGGCCACGGCGGACACGTCCTCTTCGTCAAAGACGGCCGGTTGCACTACCTCTACAACTTCATGGGCGAGGACGAGCAGTGGGTGTCCGCGCCGGACGCCGTGCCGTTGGGCAGCCACCTGTTCGGCGTCCGCTACGAGCGCACCGGCACCGTCGACGGCAGCCACACCCCGCTGGGTGAGCTTTCGCTGTATGTCGACGACGCCGTCGTCGCGTCTCGGTCCGGCCTGCGTACCCACCCGGGCACCTTCGGACTGGCGGGCGGCGGAATCGGTGTGGGCCGCAACGGCGGGCAGCCGGTGTCGAGCGCGTACACCGCACCGTATCCGTTCACCGGTGGCACCGTCGCGAAGGTGATCGTCGATACCTCGGGCACCCCGTACATCGACGTCGAACGGGAACTCGCGGCGGCGTTCGCCAAAGACTGA
- a CDS encoding AMP-binding protein, producing MQFNLADVFETVAAAVPDRVALTYEGEHRTYARLDAEANKVARLLSEAGIGAGEHVSLFLKNSVEHVTAILGLIKIRAVPINVNYRYTPAELEYIFTNSDSVAVIVELPEHQRTLAGLLDACPLVRTVIVVGAIEGELRAAAEARSIAVVPFADAETYSPAMEFAPRTGDELYLLYTGGTTGYPKGVMWRHDDFFRKPLSGGNPYGADARQDLAEIATAAKEFPELAFLIAAPLMHGAALYSLFTFFTLGARVVLMRDFDPRRVVEAIERDKLQVILIVGDGMGLPLVDEMERRRGEIDFSSLFSITSGGAIWSVGVRERMLAVKPDLLLRDNFGASESGNDGAFTVDEHGNLRMPPSPTMLLVDEDLDDIPPGSERIGYIARVGNIPLGYYKDDEKSARTFRTRADGTRMSILGDMGRVEADGTIVFLGRGSQCINTGGEKVFAEEVEAALHDHPSIADALVVPVPDERMGQKVAAVVATYPDAPELELEEVQRHCRKTLAGYKIPRSMVVVDEVRRTPAGKADYRWAAAVAAG from the coding sequence GTGCAGTTCAACCTGGCCGATGTCTTCGAGACGGTCGCGGCCGCGGTCCCCGACCGCGTCGCGCTGACCTACGAGGGCGAGCACCGCACCTACGCTCGGCTCGACGCCGAAGCCAACAAGGTGGCGCGACTGTTGTCGGAAGCGGGCATCGGCGCGGGCGAACACGTGTCGCTGTTCTTGAAGAACAGCGTCGAACACGTCACCGCCATCCTGGGTCTGATCAAGATTCGCGCGGTGCCGATCAACGTCAACTACCGCTACACCCCCGCCGAGCTCGAGTACATCTTCACGAATTCGGATTCCGTGGCCGTGATCGTCGAACTGCCCGAACACCAGCGAACGCTGGCCGGGCTCCTCGACGCGTGCCCGCTGGTGCGGACCGTGATCGTGGTCGGTGCGATCGAGGGTGAACTGCGCGCCGCCGCGGAGGCGCGCTCGATCGCCGTGGTGCCGTTCGCCGATGCCGAAACCTACTCCCCCGCCATGGAATTCGCACCGCGCACCGGAGACGAGCTGTACCTGCTCTACACCGGGGGCACGACCGGGTACCCGAAGGGGGTGATGTGGCGGCACGACGATTTCTTCCGCAAGCCGCTCTCCGGCGGCAACCCCTACGGTGCCGACGCCCGGCAGGATCTCGCCGAAATAGCCACCGCCGCCAAAGAATTCCCGGAGCTGGCCTTCCTGATCGCCGCACCGCTGATGCACGGCGCCGCGCTGTACTCGCTGTTCACCTTCTTCACCCTCGGGGCGCGCGTCGTCCTCATGCGCGACTTCGATCCGCGACGCGTCGTGGAGGCGATCGAGCGAGACAAGCTCCAGGTGATCCTCATCGTCGGGGACGGTATGGGCCTTCCGCTGGTCGACGAGATGGAGCGACGCCGGGGCGAGATCGACTTCAGCTCGCTGTTCTCGATCACCTCGGGCGGCGCGATCTGGTCGGTCGGCGTGCGCGAACGCATGCTCGCGGTCAAGCCGGATCTGCTGCTGCGCGACAACTTCGGAGCCTCCGAGTCCGGCAACGACGGCGCCTTCACCGTCGACGAGCACGGTAATCTGCGCATGCCGCCGTCGCCGACCATGCTCCTCGTCGACGAGGACCTCGACGACATCCCGCCGGGCAGCGAGCGGATCGGATACATCGCCCGCGTCGGCAACATCCCGCTCGGGTACTACAAGGACGACGAGAAATCCGCCCGCACCTTCCGCACCCGCGCCGACGGCACGCGGATGTCGATCCTCGGCGACATGGGGCGCGTCGAGGCGGACGGCACCATCGTGTTCCTCGGACGCGGCTCGCAGTGCATCAACACCGGCGGCGAGAAGGTCTTCGCCGAAGAGGTCGAGGCCGCACTGCACGACCACCCGTCGATCGCCGACGCGCTCGTCGTCCCCGTGCCCGACGAGCGCATGGGCCAGAAGGTCGCCGCGGTCGTCGCCACCTATCCGGACGCACCGGAGCTCGAACTGGAGGAAGTCCAGCGGCACTGCCGAAAGACATTGGCGGGCTACAAGATACCGCGATCCATGGTCGTGGTGGACGAAGTCCGGCGCACGCCGGCGGGCAAAGCCGACTACCGCTGGGCGGCCGCGGTCGCGGCGGGATAG